In Prinia subflava isolate CZ2003 ecotype Zambia chromosome 8, Cam_Psub_1.2, whole genome shotgun sequence, the genomic window actacaagggagaaaaaagtatCATAATGCCATATACAACAGCTGCCACAGATGTTTCTCAGAAATTGGTGTGGTTTGTTTCTCATCTTAAAAAGCCCCTTCTGTCCCCCAtttttctcagggaaaaaatgaaagaagaacaaaaaggaaGCGCAGTAAGCCACTGTTTAGATCTGAGAATAATGAAGGTTTATCTGGATTTTGTAACACAAATTATGTaatgaagcagagaaaaggcttttgaaCAAACATGTTAATGAGATGGCAGCTAAGGGAGAGGTTACAGAGCTGCCAATTCTGAATCaaatttttaatgtgattttcttttagatcttttttcttttgtagtcATTAGCCTGCACAGCATTTGAATGGGCTTTGGGGCACAAACTATATGGGAAACACAAACTCTAGGTCAAGAAAGACTGATCAGCAACATACACTGACTGCAAAAACCCCACTAACTCAAAATTCATAATGAGGGCTTTTATGTAGAAAGCTGTTGGGCACAGGGGTTGTGCCGAAAGGACAGTTCATTCAGAGTCTTGAGAgcttttcttggaaaaatatCAGATGCTCCACTGGGAACTTAGTTGAAAGCTACTCCTGAAACAGGACAGTGGACTGGCAGTAGCTGGGAAGGACTGATTGGAGGGAAAATGGAGAGCAATGAAAGAGCAGTTTTCTCTGAATGCTGGTAATaactctttctttttaaattctgtgtaaACCTTCCAGTGCATGACATTACCATACAAGACCTCTTCTAGGCATCTTTTGAAGGCAAGAATCACATAGAGGTAAGTTCTGAGctggttattttttaaatgtaattttcaaaAGCCTAAGTAAAAACCATTCTTTTTCTGCTAAGTCCTAGAAAATCCCAGGGTcagttgttttaatttttgttactGTGTCAAGTATGATACAACTTACAGTCCTTgtttaattatattttgttaAAACTTTTGTACCTCTGGCTGTTGTATGGTGCCTGCAACAttaaagaactttaaaaagtATGCGAGGAGTTTTTGTCTCGAGAGAGAGTAGCCGTTATCTAGGTCAAATGGACTGCTTTAGAACAAGCAAACTGTACTTGTGTGCTTGGGCAGCATTTGAATTTGAGGCAGAAAATATGTCTATCTGTAATTAAATGAATCAGCTGCTGCCTGTAAAGCCACCTTTTTACAGACCATTCCTATCCTTCAATAACTGGAGTAACTGGGATGATTGCCTTGTAGAGTGTGCAATATATCAGAAAAACAGCTTCTCAGGACTGAACtaaactgtaaaaaaatctttattttacaatttttccaTCTGGGCTGACCCTGGAATTCCTACTTTCTAAGTGGGATTGATTTTCAGTCCCTTTCTCTACCAAATAATACAGGTCAGCCTTTCTTTACTATTGATTCAGTCTTCAGCAGTGTCTCACTTCTGACTGCAACTCTTAGCCGTGGTTCACATCATTGACTCTGGTATCTGAAATATAAAAGAGAAGATCGCAAGACTCTGCATGTGATTTGACAATGCTGTCAAGCTCATCTAGGCATTTGCTGTCTTGAAAGGTGCAGCTGTTCCTGCTACAGCTGTTCCTTGCCCAGCCATAACTAGCCCAGTCTCTTGAGCTGGCTCTGGTGCTCACTGAACACTTCATTGAACCTATTCAGCTCActaacagcagaaaaatgttcTGCTTTCTTTGTTAAGTTGAATCAAATGAACCCCAGAGCCACCAGCTGAGAAATGTCACAAAGGCCAGGGAAGTTTGGTGGCAGCTACAAGATGGGCTTGGCTCTGTTACTCAAACCCTTGAGGGCTTTAAAATACCTGTGTTTATTAGGGCAGCAGAACAGCAAAGGGGAGAAGGGGTATCTTGCAACCAGGAAAAGGGATTTCAGGTGCAAGAGACCTGATTCAGCTCCTGGTTCCACCTCATGTCACCATCCATGCCTAAGCCTCTTTGTAACACAAAAATATGAGTTCCTTTGAAAACTGATTTGAAACTTACTACCAAGAAGTACTAGAACGCCACATTATTCAACACTAGGGTATCAAAATCTGGCCCAAAGGATGCTACAGTCTTCTGCTTCTAAATTATGTCTGCAATCAAAAGCTAATTTTACCCACTGCTTCTAAAGCAGTATTTAACACCATTGCTTTCTATGGTGGTCAGAGCCATACTGACTGGAGAAAGGATTCCTTTTTCTTGAAGGTGTGCAATTAGGGCTCAATTAACATGAGCTGAATTTCAGGCTGTGGAAGGCTTTTGTTTGAATGCTCTTTGGACCACCTAAAACTCCTCCTGGATGTTTTGTAAGTGCTTAGACTCTCTGTAGCTGTCTTCTACCCAGCTGTCAGACCAGTTCTTAAAGCAAGCAGCCAAAACTTTGTCTGTCTTCTCCTTGGCACAGTGAAAAGGAAGCTCATCATCAAATGATATCAAGGCAAGTTTGCAATAATTCTGCACAATAAGGGAATATTGATTCCCCTTTCtgtatgaaaacaaaacaaaacaaacaaacaaacaaaacaaaacaaaaaaaaacacaaaaaaaaccaccaaccaaccaaaaaaaacccaccaaaaaacaaacaagaattAGCTAATTTATTGCCCATGGAGTCCCATGTCTCATCCCCAGGTACAGCAAGCAAGACTCCTTTCACAAGATTAGTACATCTGAAGGTATCAACAcgttttttatctttctttttattttcttttttcttcactgcatTTTGTTTCATATTTGCACTGGTTTATCAGAGTTAACCTTAGAAGAACTCCTTTAGAGTTAactatttgcattttcttattAAGTGCTTCTAGTCCTTTTCGGTTTTTGACTAGGAACCATTTTTTTCATTGGATACAGGCCACAGGAATGCAAGTTTTGGCCAATTCCCTACTTTCTGCTAGACTTTGCACTGGTGTGAAGTTTCCTCTGTGTTGGTAAGTTACCCAGAGGGACTGCTCGGAAAGGTTTGAAGATTTGGAATCTGTCCAGATCCGGTTGGCAACTATTTTGCTTAGTGGGCATTCACTGCTTTTATAAATGAAAAGTAACATTGGAGTGTCTTGTTTTGAACTTCTGTCACTCAAGTTCCTCTGGTCAGCAGAGGACAAAGAGTGCAAGCTGTAGTCAGAGCTCCCTCATTACTTGCTGTGGAATCTGacattctttatttctgtgagtAACTGCTTGGTAAGACTGTATTAAGAGACTGCAGGATCAAATTATTGAGATATGATTTATGCTGACTTCAATTTCAGGTGGCTGTTGCCATCCCAGAAGCAAAACCTAAAATATCAACAATTTGTTTGTCCTCTGTCTAGTTTTCCCTTTCTGCCCTCTCAGTTGTGCTGGCCACCATCAGTAGGGCCATCGCTTTGGATTCTGAGGCTGCTCTGTAGACAAAGTAACTGAATtcaaacaacattaaaaataaccttTCAAGTTAACCTTCCTGGGTTATTTTTAACCCAGATCCAGAGGCACAATGCCTCTCAAAATAATAGCTAAACACAGCCATGCATGCCTGCACAGACCTTTGTTTTGGGGAGACCCCCACTATGGTTTTAACTCTCCGTTTCCCTAAAGGAGCTCAGTCCTTCCCCACCACTGTGTGAATGAGCGGGGGACGATCCTCCCTTGGCGTCACCAGCACGTCCCGAAAGGCGCCGTGTCAGCGCCTCGGTCCCTGCACGAGATGCGCACTGTGACAGTCTGTGCTTGCTGGCACCTTTCCGTGGGCTCTGTGAGCAGGGAGGACGTTCTTACACCACTCTCCCGACTGGTGTGACAGCTGATACAAAGTCATTGAGCCGCTTTCCTTGGCACGGAGGGGCTGCAGAAGCCCCGCGAGGAGGTGGCCGTAAGGGAGGGGGTACCGGGTACGCTCCCGGCGGCCCGGCAAGCGAGGGCGGGTCGgagcgcggagcggggccggcgctcTCGGGGAGGCTCGTTCGCTCCCGGTCCTGGCCCGCGCCGCTGCCCGGGGCGgcccccggcggggcgggcgggacgTGTCGCCCCCAGCCGGGTCCCTCCCGTCCCTCCCGCCCCGTACTTaaagcggcggcggcggcactGCTCCCGCTCGCGCCCTGACCGTGTCACCCCACAGAACATGGCCCCGACGTGCCTGCGGCCCCTGCTGAGCTACCGCTCCTTCGCCATCCTCTTCCTCacgccgctgctgctgctgcccctgccgCTCGCTGCGTCCACGCGGGTAAGTGCCTGCGGGGCCCCCGCGGGAACAGAGCCCGGCTccggccctgctgcccccaggtGATCCCCGCTCCTCCGGCTCCGGCCTGCTCCCGGTGGCTCCCACGCACCCAACGCATAGTGCCAATTAGATGCAATTCACTCTGGGCCAAGACAAACCCATGTGTGGCTGGCCGGCGCGTTGGGAATTGTCCTGCATTATGTCATAGCGATTGGAGTGGGCTGAAGCGCAGGAGTGCGtcccccagctctctgctgaggCTCTGGTACTCCCGGCATGTTGCTTGGTGACATTCTCCATCCTGATGCAGTCAACGTTATGTTGTATGAATTGGTCAGGATTTCAAATGCCCTGTCCTCCAATTCATCCATCTTACTCCAGGGATAGTGATGGCACAATTCCTTTGTGTTCAGTGGAGGTAAACTAGCATAAAATTGGAATAACCCAGGGAAGTTTGGACTTTAGTGCCTTGTAGCCTTCTTGACCAAGTGTGAAAGCTCAGTCCACAGTATTTTAGCCTACTAGAGCTTTGGAGGCTATTCTAATGGTAAAACCAGCCTTTCTTCTGGGCAACTTGTATCACTCAGTCTGTTTTTAAGTACAGGAAAATTTTATCTGTGTTTATAAACCAAATTGCCAACGCTTCTGGTTTACCTGTCTAAGTTATACCAGCCTGGCCTTTCAGTTGAATGGTGTTGCTTTATATAACGAGGAATTTCTGGCTGTTAAGCTCTACTTTGGAAAGGTAATTTCCAAAAAAATTAAGTATGTCTTCAGTTTGCCATTATTTGTAGGCATATTGTCATTAGTCTAACCTAAGAAATTACAATTTTTCACAATGGGAAAGCAGTATTTCTGTCCATGactgctttttcatttctcagcCAGGAGGCAGGTCACTGTGTTTTGTGTCAGCTGTACAGAAACACCAAAGAGACATTGTGTGACTGTTCCCATAAATCACAGATAGATATAGGTATAAGtgcaaatatatatttaattccAGATCTTTGGTTGTTTGAATTGGCCATGGTTCTTGGAGTTAATTTATAAGCATGGTTGCATTTTTGAACTTCACATAAATTATTTACTCTCTACTCTCTAAAACCAGTGTTTTGAATTTTATTCACTTAGGGTTGTTTATCTGTCTTTCCTACTAGCAACAGATTAACCACAGACAGTCCTAGCCCTGCATTACTGCAGTACAGCATGAATTGTGTCATGAGCTGACCTTATATGTATAAAGGGAAGAGACTTCAACAGTTAAATTTCTCAACAAAATTAAGGAAAACACAGCCCTACTTACTAATATGACCTGTCAGTCAGGTGATATTAAAAACTGATGTCAGTTTTTAAGTGTCACTGTCacaccatttattttaaaataaagtcacATTTGTTGTATTAGAGTAAAATCCTATAAACACATGCCCTAAATAGGAGCAAATACTGAACTACAGAACACCGACTTCAGCTTTCAAACAGTTCACTGTTAGCTAATGAATGCTTGCTTCTCCTGACAATTTTTAGAGTACAAACCACAGAAGGCTGGGATACAGAAATGCCTGATCAACAGCCCAAAAAGACAGGTTGCAACAATTCTAAACTAGGGAATCCCCTTAGCAGGTAGGGACAGTATGATCTGGGAAAATAGTTTAATACCTCTAATGTGCttagtcacaaaaaaaaaaaattataaaagagtTTTACTTTAGGAGttactttaaaaagcaaaaaacttttaaattattcagtgaaataatttctgagCTCAACTGTATTACTGGACATATATTAAAGACTTGGGAATTTCACGCAAGGTAATCATCCACACTGGAAAATTTGGccatccatttaaaaaaaattaactctgtaTTGCATTCTTGTTTCCTAGATGTAAAATCTGATTACCTCAACCACCAAGAGATACTTGCACACAGCAAACTGCACTTTCCTAGTGGtgaaagatttgtttttctcacaGCATTTATTTTGTGTGGATGTATTAAAGCAAACACTATGGTCTTATTGGTCAAAAAGATCTTTTTATACAAGTGACATCAGAACATGATTTAAAAGCATGAGTTTAAGTCCTCATTCAGCATAATTTGTTAAGCTACAGACAGTGGAGTGTGTGAGCCGCTTGTAAGAGCTACCAATGTGTTTCTTATCTTTAATACAGTTTCTAATGCTTAAATGTGTCTTATATTGCAGGAGGCCAGATGTGCAtatatcatcatcatcatggCTGTGTACTGGTGCACTGAAGTGATCCCCCTGGCTGTCACCTCCCTCATGCCAGTGgtatttttccctctgcttggaGTTCAGACAGCTAAAAAAGTAAGGAACTCCTGCAATCCAGGTCTGATACAGAGAAATCCAGTGCTCTGATCCCTCATCAATATTTAGCCAACAAGTCTGTGTTAGTATTCAGGGTTCTTATATAGGAAGATGCTGAACTACATACAATTTGAGCAAACTGTTAAGAGTGGGGGGCTTGAGGTGGTAGAGGGGAGGGTCTGTTTTGGGCATGGGTCCTGCTGGAGAGCATCCCACTAGTGCCAGTagtttgtgttcccagcctaTGAGAAAGTGGTGCTTACTGTCTTCTGGGAGATCTCAAAATGCATGGGACAAACTTCTGAGAGGATAGACGGCATGGTGCCAGCAGGTATGCTGTGTCCTCCCAAGATCTCCTGGGCGGTTTGTGCTGAAGGCACAAAGGCACAGGTTGTATTCAGGTTCTGTAGCCCAGGTTCACTACTGCCCAACAAGCTGGTAAAGGCAGGTGTGGTTGCTGAAGGTGCTGAGAAAGCCCTTTTGGAGCTCAATATTTCCAGCACCTTCCATACTTTGAGCCCTCAACTGTACTTTAGGAAACCACTGTCATTTTGCCCAATAAtgcacagagctcctgcatAGGCAAGTCAGCAGTAACACAGGAGATCAAGGGCTGAGGAAACTGCAGAGAGCtctcaggcagcagctgcctctttTTCTTGTTCTCAAGGAACTCCTGGTTCCTTGACTGGGGTCTGGTACAGTCCACAGATGTGAGAGGGTGGTAGTCAAATTGTACTGGTGAAGCACGTATTTTAGCCTGACTTACTTTCTCTGTCTTTCAGGTGTGCCTGCAGTACCTAAATAACACAAACATGCTCTTCTTTGGAGGGCTGATTGTCGCAATTTCTGTTGAGCAGTGGAATCTTCACAAAAGGATTGCACTGAGGGTCCTTCTGATTCTTGGGGTGAAACCTGCACTGTAAGAGTATtagattatttatttcttacCTCTTGTCAGTTTAGCAGGGGCCTAGGGATGATATTTAACAGCTGGCAGAGAAAGGATTCTTCAAGAGCCAATTTAGCTGTACTTGCACAGAGTTTCCAGAAATGAAGTCTCACAACAGGAACAATTTATTTGTCCTTTATCCAAAACTAGCATCTGACTAAATTTTAGAGGTTTGCCTTTGGGGACAAAATTTTGACTTAATTATGATTTAATCCTGCACTGGGATTCCTTCAGTGAAAGTGGCAGAGCTGTCCTAGAAAGGAGTCTGGCCCTGCTCTGTACTAGTGGATGCTGCACACATCTCTGCCTGGGCTTTGCTCTCCAAATTACATTGACTACAAAGCCTAGCAACATTTGttcactttcttcttctctcctctgtgtctttctctcttttcagcCTCATGCTGGGGTTTATGATAGTCACTGCCTTCCTATCCATGTGGATAAGCAACACAGCCACCACTGCCATGATGGTTCCCATTGTCCACGCTGTCCTGGATCAACTGGACAGCACAGAGTGTGACGTGACCATGGTAGAACAAGCAACTGGGCAAACAAATACAGTGAttgagctgggggaaaagagCACACCAGAGTCCACAGCAGTGCACGGTAAGGGCCTGCTCACCAGTAAGCTAACGCTACTGAACTTGCTACACTCAGTTCCCCAACCTAGGAGTGCTGTGTACACCTTCCAAGGAAAGAGGATGGTAACCTGACTGAAATCCCTTAAATACATGACATTTAGGTTTTACAAAGTAGCTTTCAATTTTGATGGCTGCCTTTTTGTATGCTAGTGCTAGATTCCAGACAGGGTGTTATGTACGGATGCTGAAAACCTGgtcagagagagaaatcaggcagcaacagcagagtCTGAGTCTGTGTGAAATCAAGTCACATAGCTTTCTCACACTGGCCTGGGAAAGCATGAGGAGGAATCAAAAACAATCCTTGGAAGGTGAAAAACTGTTAGCAGGtagtgtttttctaacttgttatTTACTTGGATAAAACGGTCAAGGGGCATTGTTCTGAATGTCCAATCATCTCTCTTTCTCAAAAATGTctataaaagaaaggaaaaacaacaaagattggctctctttgccttctgaaaatGGGGAGTCTGTGTCGTTGTCTACTGCCGTCCCTAATCCTACAACAACAGTTATGTTCTTTCCTTCGAGCTGGAGTCATCCTCCCACAGTTTCCCTAGACTTAACCACCTGTTTAGGGAAGTGACGAGCATATCCTCTGGGAAATAACCATCCAAACCCCCAGCATCCCACTTTCTAAATCTTGTGATTATCAGCAGGGATTCAGCTTCTAGGCCAGGTAGGACTATTTGAAAAAGTTATGTAAACACAATCCATTTTGGTTCTAGGGTAATAAATATCTCTTTATTGACCAGATTGTATGTGGAGGTGGGGAGAAGAAAGAGGACTACTTTAAAAGCCACATGGAAAAGAGGAACTGGTGTAATTTGACTCACAGTAGACAAACTGTTCTTGTGTGTGATCTTACCCTGATACTTGATTCCTCAAGGTCCTCTGCCAGTGCTGTGATTCTACAATAGGTTTCACTTCATTTGAAATACGTGCACCAACTCACACCCTCTcatttcactgctctgctgtgctgttaCAGAGGGCTATATTACTAAATTATGAATAAAGATCAGATTCCAAGTGCAGTGAAGATAATAAGAGTGTGCAAAAAATACCCTTTGCTATTGTTGAGTTGGTTGTAATTGCCATAAATTCTTTGTCCTGCTCCATTAGTCCAGTCAGACTTCAAGATTAGAGTGTGAACCTCAGAGAACAATGGACACAGCAGTAAAGTTTCATGATTATTGTAAACTGACATAATGCCAAGCAAGGATTTGGGTTTCAGTGGGAgttttttctgcctgtgttcATATCTGTTAAAGCTGGTTGGGTTTTCACTGTGGAATTGGAATTGTTCCAGTAACTACAATATTTGGCTGGTGGTAAGCCTCTCTGTGAAACAAGACGTTACTGATGAGAAGCTGTGGCACTGATGTGGGCAACAGCATCCTTGGATCATGTAAACCCACACTGTCAGCCTCTTTCTTCAGGTCCTCATGAACATTAGTCTGAAGTATTTAGGGAAATATCTGtgggtttttaaattaaaataaagggCACATACAAACTGGAATCACTAAGCCTACAGACCCTATCCTGAACACTCTGCCTTTACCTGaggcaaataattttctttctgtctagTTGTAAGTAATGAACAAATCCCTGATGACCCCAGATcttctgaggaaaagaaaatgaggaagcATATATGCAAGGGAATGATACTTTGTGTATGCTATGCTGCCAGCATTGGAGGAACTGCAACACTTACGGGAACAGGACCAAACATGGTACTGAAAGGCCAGATGAATCAGTAAGTAATTTTTGCTGCTTCCTTTTACAATGTCATACTGTTTGTGTGACCAATTGACTGGTCTTAAATGACAATTTCACTTGTGTACTTCAAGCAATAAGTTGAGGAACTGAGACTGAGAAATGTGTAtgaagttggtttttttttgcttcagcaTCTTTTAAAAGGTGATGGAATTAAGCTATGTGATGGAATTAAGGTCTTCTGAGAAAACTGGAAATACTTGTTGGCAATTGACATGGTGGTTGATTATGAGATTGGTTCTTCTGTGTCCTCTTTTTCAACTGAAGTACAGCACATCAGAAGAGGAACTGCAGTAAAGAGCACCAGAAGAATGTAGATTAACCCTACTCATAAGCACAATGAAGAGAGCTAGAAGGAGCTTGGCCCCTCCTGTAACACAGTTCCTCCATACTGTGGCTATGGAAACTGTGCAGTTGTGTTCTCTCATTTTTAAACTGAGTTTGGGAACTGATCTACATGGAACCTAATCTGCAGTGGAAATTTTCCAACATTGCTTCCTTGTGTAGCAAGTACTTCAGCCTCAGCTGCTACATTATCTGTTGGTTTTAACACCCAGCTGGAGGTTTGCTATTGATATTTTTCCTCCAGTCATTATTGGCAAACACAGAGAATAACAAAAATTGCCTTTCTTAAAACACACTCTTCATTCTTTCAGTCAAGTAGCAACTTCTTAATTtgctgaaggcagcagaagtACAGGTATTAATTTCAGGAAAGACATTTCTTGCTCTCTTATTAGAATGAAttgggaggaagaaaaaatatcctgTCTTGGGATAAATGAACAGGTGTGTTGGAAATGAAAGGTATCTGCAATATATGGGAGATCTTTCAGCCACTCTTATCTGACTGAGCCTAAAGTATCAACATAAGCTCCGATATGCATCAAAGTAAAATACAGGGGAAACTGACAATCATTTaatttctgctctgaaatgagGCTTAAGTTAGGCTGTGGATGTTACCTATGATTGCTTGTAATGGTTACCCTAGATTTACATGCATAATTGTCACTAGCACATATTAAAGGGAGAGTAGATTTCTAAATGTTTTGACATTCATacagaaagtaatttctttacAGGTTATACCCCAACAATAATGATATTGTGGATTTTGCTTCCTGGTTTGGATTTGCATTCCCAAACATGATCCTGATGTTGGTGCTAGCTTGGCTTTGGTTACAGTGCTCCTTCATGGGACTCAAGTGAGTATTTATCTACATGATATTGTGTAAACCTCTCAGTAAGTTACTGAGACATTTGGCTAAAACAAATGCACTGACAAGTTATTAATTTTGTAGCAGAGAGCAGGtccatttcacagaaattttgAGGTCTGGAAACCTTTCGTGTTCATGGGAGGTACATTAAGGCAAAAGCCTTATGCATTATTAATCTtcaatctttttatttttaaatctctcaGCTGTGAATTTCAGCCCTAGGAGAGCTGGCATATAGCTGGTTTGCAGCCACTGATTCAAACCTGACTCCAAATTGCCATCCTCTGATAGACCCCATTCTTCCGTGAGAATTGGTGTATCCCCACTAAATACTTTGGCACTGTTGTAAATTCTTTATTTATGGCCTCTGCTGTGGTCTGTGTCTGTCACCAATAGTGACAGCTTCAGAGTGATGTTAAAGCCCTCTAATATGTTCATacttacagtattttttttctccatttttctcaaagctttaaaaaaagctgGGGCATTGGGACAGAGAGAACTACCAAAGAAAAAGCGGCATACAATGTGCTGAAGGCAGAAATGAAGAAGTTAGGCCCTATCTCGTATGCTGAATTAAATGTCCTCCTCTTGTTTGTATTGCTGGTGGTCTTGTGGTTTTCCAGAAACCCAGGCTTTGTAAAAGGCTGGGCCTCCAAGCTCTTCCCAGGAGGAGAAAAGTaagtttttttaggtttttttccatcttttacCCTCTTGGTTATTATCAGATTCCCTTGCTCATACATTCCATTTT contains:
- the SLC13A5 gene encoding Na(+)/citrate cotransporter, producing MAPTCLRPLLSYRSFAILFLTPLLLLPLPLAASTREARCAYIIIIMAVYWCTEVIPLAVTSLMPVVFFPLLGVQTAKKVCLQYLNNTNMLFFGGLIVAISVEQWNLHKRIALRVLLILGVKPALLMLGFMIVTAFLSMWISNTATTAMMVPIVHAVLDQLDSTECDVTMVEQATGQTNTVIELGEKSTPESTAVHVVSNEQIPDDPRSSEEKKMRKHICKGMILCVCYAASIGGTATLTGTGPNMVLKGQMNQLYPNNNDIVDFASWFGFAFPNMILMLVLAWLWLQCSFMGLNFKKSWGIGTERTTKEKAAYNVLKAEMKKLGPISYAELNVLLLFVLLVVLWFSRNPGFVKGWASKLFPGGEKYITDAVPAVFIALLLFILPAHKPKFIAWNPSKSDTERTEEDAKKPLSASLLDWNVVQRKMPWSIVLLLGGGFALADASANSGLSAWLGHQMTPLGSIPPWAIASVVSLIIAVFTECTSNVATATLFLPVFSSMATSIKMHPLYVMLPATLSASFAFMLPVATPPNAIAFSYGHIHVWDMVRTGIVMNIIGVCCVTLAINTWGKPMFGLDTFPTWANTTTNQ